The following coding sequences lie in one Vanessa atalanta chromosome 1, ilVanAtal1.2, whole genome shotgun sequence genomic window:
- the LOC125065091 gene encoding heat shock protein 67B1-like: MFSPRLFAFLALAAFAAAYPASDEPIPRPITTIMETDFEDASPWFRFPAFGNIFAPLTKLFSSFADIGPRIEADDDKFRVTVNVKDYKKEDLKVKVKNDFIFVQGAHEAKQDEHDLFASQFFHTYSLPENASASDVTAKLTSDGFLVVDAPLNGNDEKSKDKVVEREVPIVESDEPLQKDDKIEKVDNAIPAVAPVEIDEVPKITTELPTTSADIDDERKEPTTPSDREEVTVRDNSIPSNEANEISGANEIQP, encoded by the coding sequence ATGTTCTCGCCGCGATTGTTTGCATTTCTCGCGCTGGCGGCTTTTGCCGCTGCGTATCCCGCAAGTGATGAACCTATTCCAAGGCCCATTACAACGATAATGGAAACTGATTTCGAAGATGCATCACCATGGTTTAGATTCCCGGCTTTCGGCAATATATTCGCACCACTTACAAAACTGTTCTCGAGTTTCGCGGATATTGGTCCGAGAATCGAAGCCGACGACGATAAATTCCGAGTCACCGTCAACGTCAAGGACTACAAAAAGGAGGATTTAAAAGTTAAGGTTAAGAACGACTTCATTTTCGTTCAAGGCGCACATGAGGCGAAACAAGACGAACACGACTTGTTTGCCAGCCAGTTCTTCCACACCTACAGCCTTCCAGAAAACGCAAGCGCATCAGATGTGACCGCTAAGCTAACAAGTGACGGATTTTTAGTCGTTGACGCGCCTTTAAATGGAAACGATGAAAAGAGCAAGGATAAAGTTGTTGAGAGGGAAGTACCAATCGTTGAAAGCGATGAACCTTTGCAAAAAGATGACAAAATTGAAAAGGTTGACAATGCTATACCAGCCGTTGCTCCCGTCGAAATCGATGAAGTCCCGAAGATAACCACGGAATTGCCAACAACATCAGCTGATATCGACGATGAAAGGAAAGAGCCAACAACGCCATCAGACCGTGAAGAAGTTACCGTTCGGGACAACAGTATCCCAAGCAATGAAGCGAATGAGATCAGCGGTGCAAACGAAATCCAGCCATAA